In Dyadobacter subterraneus, a single genomic region encodes these proteins:
- a CDS encoding PD-(D/E)XK nuclease family protein gives MPSFLNKVASHILEENGTFLDRIVIVVPTRRAAFFVMQELANETTKAVMSPKVEAVDDFVEGICTLEIEDPVHLFFELYETFKTIDPDVQFDRFMGWASVLLSDLDKIDQYLVNTNYLFDYLSEAKALTRWQENLPDGKTLKNSNGSKQYFSLFENIKTVYSTFRSRLLKNGKAYRGMAYRQLAEDVDNLLLQRTDYDKIYFAGFNAFTESEKRVVTALVKAGRAEVLWDTDEYYMSENTGVEAGKSLREYQKLKIFGDWNWTEDNLLSTKKNIIVYGVPNATLQTKVAGQLYAAMKKGDNPSEPVPTAIVLADENLLLPMLYSLDEGVTDLNITMGLSLRNSMLYTLIDSVFELQQNVVEFRNKSGRNVRIPKFNHKSINKILNHPFIRHYEHAVLRPLLTEKTNTIIQETLWQITDGNRVYLSSDELMELGQGNALFKILFTHWPKNNSKLVIQTFYGLIDILREVYKEYKNALETEYLYLFYTLLKQFEQTLEDRPEIITLKTLRSFMFELIRQTRIPFSGEPISSLQILGMLETRALDFDRIIILSVNEGILPQAKRQNSLIPFDAAQAVGLPTHQHQEAVMSYHFYRLLQRASEIHMLYTSTNDAPGGGEKSRFIQQVEFELSQYNPNITIQNKTVSFQTIGSENLNEDVPKDAAMLLAIRNYLSGKGLYPTHLNELVRCSMQFYLKHIVGVQEAEDVEEELGMDKIGTWLHASLERLDQEFFLEEKDPSREQIKSVLREEFDRLFKGYVTDLGLNKIYYEVGEQQILTFLNHQIKQTSRRKILAAEQPLRTELNLVLQNVDTLVRIGGKIDRIELDENDQTLFVMDYKTGSVELTGKQKVADPQRKEEIILTDPDRKAGYVRQLWMYEYLMYRKMQDEKGLNLGGKTYEFGQYLIKSGFYSFRDPTNLIANPLELTEGLDANHFIQKSERILTEILNNLLDPTIPFRKTDDLNVCTYCDFVGICGR, from the coding sequence ATGCCTTCATTTCTCAACAAAGTTGCCAGTCATATTTTAGAAGAAAACGGTACTTTTCTGGACCGGATTGTGATTGTAGTACCTACAAGGCGTGCTGCATTTTTTGTGATGCAGGAACTGGCGAATGAAACGACAAAGGCAGTCATGAGTCCGAAAGTGGAGGCTGTTGATGACTTTGTTGAAGGCATATGTACATTAGAAATTGAAGATCCTGTTCATCTGTTTTTTGAATTGTACGAAACTTTCAAAACCATCGATCCGGATGTTCAGTTTGACAGATTTATGGGCTGGGCGTCGGTTTTGTTAAGTGATCTTGATAAAATTGATCAGTATCTGGTTAACACAAATTATCTGTTCGACTACTTATCCGAAGCGAAAGCTTTAACACGCTGGCAGGAAAATTTGCCTGACGGAAAAACTTTAAAAAATAGCAACGGAAGCAAACAGTATTTTTCTCTTTTTGAAAATATAAAAACCGTTTACAGCACTTTCCGTTCAAGACTTTTAAAAAACGGAAAGGCGTATCGCGGAATGGCATACCGGCAGCTGGCGGAAGATGTAGATAATCTTTTGCTGCAACGCACAGATTATGACAAAATATATTTTGCCGGATTTAACGCTTTTACCGAATCGGAAAAAAGAGTTGTAACCGCGCTGGTAAAAGCTGGCAGAGCGGAAGTATTGTGGGACACGGACGAATATTACATGTCCGAAAATACAGGCGTGGAAGCTGGAAAAAGTCTGCGTGAATATCAGAAATTAAAAATATTTGGAGACTGGAACTGGACGGAAGATAATCTTCTTTCAACAAAAAAAAATATAATCGTTTATGGCGTACCCAATGCGACGCTTCAAACCAAAGTAGCCGGCCAGCTTTATGCCGCTATGAAAAAAGGCGATAATCCTTCTGAACCTGTGCCTACTGCCATTGTGCTTGCGGATGAAAATCTCTTGCTTCCGATGTTATATTCTTTGGATGAAGGCGTCACAGATCTCAATATCACAATGGGTTTGTCGCTGAGAAATTCAATGCTATACACGCTGATCGACAGTGTTTTTGAATTGCAGCAAAACGTAGTAGAATTCCGGAATAAAAGCGGACGTAATGTTCGTATTCCAAAATTCAACCACAAATCCATCAACAAAATACTGAATCATCCTTTTATCCGGCATTATGAACACGCAGTTTTGCGGCCTTTGCTGACGGAGAAAACAAATACGATCATTCAGGAAACACTTTGGCAGATTACCGATGGAAACAGGGTTTATCTGAGTTCAGATGAATTAATGGAATTGGGACAAGGAAATGCTTTGTTCAAAATTCTTTTTACCCACTGGCCAAAAAATAACTCTAAACTGGTAATCCAGACATTTTATGGTCTGATTGATATTTTACGGGAAGTTTACAAGGAATATAAAAATGCTTTGGAAACGGAGTATTTGTATCTTTTTTATACATTACTAAAACAATTTGAACAAACGCTTGAAGACCGGCCGGAAATTATTACACTGAAAACGCTGCGGTCTTTTATGTTTGAACTGATCCGTCAGACGCGTATTCCTTTTAGTGGTGAACCGATCAGTTCTTTGCAAATTTTGGGTATGCTGGAAACCCGGGCGCTGGATTTTGACAGAATAATTATCCTTTCTGTCAATGAAGGCATACTACCCCAGGCCAAACGCCAGAATTCGCTTATTCCTTTTGATGCGGCACAGGCTGTTGGACTTCCCACGCATCAGCATCAGGAGGCGGTTATGTCTTATCACTTTTACAGATTATTACAGCGCGCTTCCGAAATCCATATGCTTTATACAAGCACCAACGATGCGCCGGGCGGAGGAGAAAAAAGTCGTTTTATTCAGCAGGTAGAATTCGAGCTGTCGCAGTACAATCCTAATATTACAATTCAAAATAAAACGGTTTCCTTTCAGACCATTGGCAGTGAAAATTTAAATGAAGATGTCCCGAAAGATGCTGCGATGCTGCTGGCAATTCGTAATTATCTTTCTGGTAAAGGGCTCTATCCTACTCATTTAAATGAACTGGTTCGTTGTTCCATGCAGTTTTATCTGAAACATATTGTGGGTGTGCAGGAAGCCGAAGATGTGGAAGAGGAATTAGGAATGGACAAAATCGGGACCTGGCTTCATGCGAGTCTGGAACGTCTGGATCAGGAATTTTTTCTGGAAGAAAAAGATCCTTCGCGGGAGCAGATCAAATCAGTTTTGAGAGAGGAATTTGACCGGTTGTTCAAAGGGTATGTTACCGATCTGGGCCTGAACAAAATATATTACGAAGTAGGTGAGCAACAAATTCTTACCTTTTTAAATCACCAGATTAAACAAACTTCAAGAAGAAAAATCCTGGCTGCTGAACAGCCATTACGTACTGAACTAAATCTGGTTCTTCAAAATGTGGATACCCTGGTTCGTATTGGAGGAAAAATTGACCGGATCGAGCTGGATGAAAATGACCAGACACTTTTTGTAATGGATTATAAAACGGGCAGTGTGGAACTTACCGGAAAACAAAAAGTAGCTGATCCGCAGAGAAAGGAAGAAATTATACTTACTGACCCTGACCGGAAAGCCGGATATGTGCGTCAGCTCTGGATGTATGAGTACCTGATGTATCGTAAAATGCAGGATGAAAAAGGACTAAATCTTGGTGGCAAAACTTATGAATTTGGCCAGTATCTTATCAAATCAGGATTTTATTCTTTCCGTGACCCGACCAATTTGATTGCCAATCCACTTGAACTGACAGAAGGTTTGGACGCAAATCATTTCATTCAAAAATCAGAGCGAATTTTAACGGAAATACTGAATAATTTACTTGACCCCACAATTCCTTTCAGGAAAACAGATGATTTGAATGTCTGTACTTATTGTGATTTTGTAGGTATTTGCGGGAGATAA
- the hemF gene encoding oxygen-dependent coproporphyrinogen oxidase, which translates to MTVEDIEGFFKQLQDNICAAIENEDGLGKFKEDLWEHHSGGGGRTRLIQNGNVIEKGGVNFSSVKGEVHPRLRQQMQLNDTDDFHFTATGVSIVMHPKNPHVPIIHMNVRYFELSNGTCWFGGGIDLTPHYVVEEDAKTFHAHLKTACDKHHTDFYPKFKIWADDYFFIQHRNETRGIGGIFFDYLKPDEAGYGSNLSKEELFAFVKEIGESFAPVYTSFMKKHRDDSFSEKQKQWQYLRRGRYVEFNLVWDRGTKFGLETNGRTESILMSLPPQANWEYNFIPEENSEEAATLNWLRKGVDWAD; encoded by the coding sequence ATGACAGTTGAAGATATAGAAGGCTTTTTCAAACAATTACAGGATAATATTTGCGCAGCCATTGAAAATGAAGATGGTCTGGGAAAATTCAAAGAAGATCTTTGGGAACATCATTCAGGGGGCGGTGGACGCACAAGATTAATCCAGAATGGAAATGTTATTGAAAAAGGAGGCGTAAATTTTTCAAGCGTCAAAGGTGAAGTTCATCCGCGCCTGCGTCAGCAAATGCAGTTGAATGATACGGATGATTTTCATTTTACAGCCACCGGCGTATCCATTGTGATGCATCCAAAAAATCCGCATGTGCCTATTATTCACATGAATGTAAGATATTTTGAGCTGAGCAACGGAACTTGCTGGTTTGGCGGCGGCATTGATTTAACGCCACATTACGTTGTGGAAGAAGATGCAAAAACCTTTCACGCACATCTGAAAACTGCCTGCGATAAACATCACACCGATTTTTATCCCAAATTTAAAATCTGGGCAGACGATTACTTTTTCATCCAACACAGAAACGAAACACGCGGCATTGGCGGAATCTTTTTTGACTACCTGAAACCGGATGAAGCGGGTTATGGAAGCAATCTATCAAAAGAAGAACTTTTTGCTTTTGTAAAAGAGATCGGCGAAAGCTTCGCTCCTGTCTATACTTCTTTCATGAAAAAACATCGTGACGATTCTTTTTCCGAAAAACAAAAACAATGGCAATATCTTCGTCGCGGCCGCTATGTGGAATTTAATCTGGTCTGGGATCGTGGGACGAAATTCGGGCTGGAAACGAATGGACGGACAGAATCTATTTTGATGAGTTTGCCTCCGCAGGCTAATTGGGAGTATAATTTTATACCAGAGGAAAATTCAGAAGAGGCAGCTACGCTTAACTGGCTGCGAAAAGGTGTTGACTGGGCTGATTAA
- a CDS encoding C40 family peptidase — MKAYKFCLFCTLLLPLISRGQNQRISTDSVNVRKIFAIAEAVAKEYAPDKRTAVFQIMVDSSGNNYFETTELKAAQKFSDTLIKEGVKIKIPVQTLPAKNLGEKIYALVNLSVVNIRSNPKNAAELATQSLLGTPLDILKKEGYYYLVRTPDGYISWLDAGAISLKTAAEMASWKQKNKLIFVDDFGHAYTIPDRKSQRVSDLVMGDILVSDGKQKGFYKVIYPDGRTAFIPQEQVVDYEKWLKRPSPNPEQIINIAKTMIGVPYLWGGTSVKGVDCSGFTKTAFFMNGIIIPRDASQQVMAGEPVAVLRNDKLNLEDALKNLKSGDLIFFASGKNRSPDARVTHVALYLGDGEFIHASGNVRISSMKPDAPNYDDFETRTVVAARRYLGNVGSAGIQFVGQHPAYLEK; from the coding sequence ATGAAAGCTTATAAATTTTGCCTTTTCTGTACGCTGCTTTTACCCCTCATTTCAAGAGGTCAAAACCAGCGGATTTCCACCGATTCTGTCAATGTCAGGAAAATATTCGCCATAGCAGAAGCCGTCGCAAAGGAATATGCTCCTGATAAGCGGACAGCCGTTTTCCAAATCATGGTCGATAGTTCAGGCAATAACTATTTTGAAACAACAGAACTTAAAGCAGCTCAAAAGTTTTCGGATACACTGATCAAAGAGGGAGTCAAAATTAAGATTCCTGTTCAAACGCTGCCAGCCAAAAATTTAGGAGAAAAAATCTACGCGCTTGTTAATCTTTCCGTGGTAAATATCCGATCAAATCCCAAGAATGCGGCCGAACTTGCGACGCAATCATTGCTGGGAACACCACTCGATATTCTTAAAAAAGAGGGATATTATTATCTGGTCCGTACACCGGATGGCTATATATCCTGGCTTGACGCAGGAGCGATTTCCTTAAAAACAGCTGCTGAAATGGCCAGCTGGAAACAAAAAAACAAGCTCATTTTTGTCGATGATTTTGGCCACGCCTACACAATCCCGGACCGAAAATCCCAAAGGGTTTCAGATCTGGTAATGGGCGATATTTTGGTTAGTGATGGTAAACAAAAAGGATTTTATAAAGTCATTTATCCGGATGGCCGAACCGCATTTATTCCGCAGGAGCAAGTTGTTGATTATGAAAAATGGCTAAAAAGACCTTCTCCAAACCCGGAACAGATTATCAATATTGCTAAAACAATGATCGGTGTCCCCTATTTGTGGGGCGGAACTTCTGTGAAAGGCGTGGATTGCAGTGGGTTCACCAAAACGGCCTTTTTCATGAATGGAATTATTATTCCTCGCGACGCATCCCAGCAGGTTATGGCTGGTGAGCCTGTCGCTGTTTTGAGAAATGACAAGTTAAATCTTGAAGATGCACTTAAAAATTTAAAATCAGGAGATCTGATATTTTTTGCCAGCGGAAAAAATAGATCACCTGACGCCAGGGTAACCCATGTTGCTTTGTATCTTGGTGATGGTGAATTTATTCATGCATCCGGAAATGTCCGGATAAGCAGCATGAAACCCGATGCTCCAAATTATGACGATTTTGAAACCAGAACGGTAGTCGCTGCCCGGAGATATCTTGGTAATGTCGGGTCTGCCGGTATCCAATTCGTTGGGCAGCATCCGGCTTATCTGGAAAAATAA
- a CDS encoding site-specific integrase: protein MLTKSFTMFYYLKKRNNYVKGNLPIYLRLTIDGKRVELATKRECEPEKWNSSAGRKSGNKEEVKLLNAYLDTVQAKVYEIHRQLISDGKEITAEVIKDKLMGVADKPKMILEVFQRHNEKLRSLAGNEYAFGTVVRYETSLEHTKNFIFWKFKEQDFDINKLNYEFISEYEFWLKTVRKCGHNTAMKYLANFKKIVLICVKNGWLAKDPFFAFKLGKREVDREALNANEVNEIAKKVFVSPRLNQVRDIFLFCCYTGLSYVDVHKLKRSEVIDGIDGEKWLVIKRQKTDSPSRVPILPFAWEILEKYNDHPQCNVKGQLLPVLTNQRMNSYLKEIGDICGIEKTITFHLARHTFATTITLTNGVPIESVSKMLGHRSLRTTQQYAKIVDKKISDDMANLRKVLEQKRNYN from the coding sequence ATGTTGACAAAAAGCTTCACAATGTTTTATTACCTGAAGAAACGTAATAACTACGTAAAAGGAAATCTTCCGATTTATTTAAGGCTTACAATCGATGGTAAGCGTGTTGAACTCGCTACTAAGAGAGAATGTGAACCAGAGAAATGGAATTCTTCGGCGGGCAGGAAAAGCGGAAATAAGGAAGAGGTAAAATTATTGAATGCGTATCTTGACACCGTACAAGCCAAAGTTTACGAGATACACCGCCAACTTATTTCTGATGGCAAAGAAATAACTGCTGAGGTTATCAAAGATAAATTAATGGGCGTGGCAGATAAACCTAAAATGATTTTGGAAGTGTTTCAAAGGCACAATGAGAAACTGCGTAGTCTGGCTGGTAATGAATATGCATTTGGAACCGTCGTACGTTATGAAACGTCACTAGAACACACTAAAAACTTTATATTTTGGAAATTTAAAGAACAGGATTTTGACATCAATAAGCTCAATTATGAGTTTATATCCGAATATGAATTCTGGCTTAAAACAGTGCGGAAATGTGGGCATAATACAGCGATGAAATATTTAGCGAATTTCAAAAAGATTGTTCTAATCTGCGTCAAAAACGGATGGCTTGCAAAAGACCCGTTTTTTGCTTTCAAATTAGGGAAAAGGGAAGTGGATAGAGAAGCCTTAAATGCAAATGAAGTAAACGAAATCGCAAAAAAAGTTTTTGTCTCGCCACGGCTTAATCAGGTAAGGGATATCTTCCTTTTTTGTTGCTATACCGGGCTTTCTTACGTTGATGTACATAAATTAAAACGGTCGGAAGTGATTGATGGAATCGATGGTGAAAAATGGTTAGTCATCAAGCGACAGAAAACCGATTCTCCATCGCGAGTTCCTATTCTTCCCTTTGCTTGGGAAATTCTTGAAAAATATAATGACCATCCACAATGCAATGTGAAAGGGCAGCTATTGCCTGTTTTAACTAACCAGCGAATGAATTCCTATTTGAAGGAAATTGGTGACATTTGTGGAATAGAAAAAACAATCACATTTCATTTGGCTCGGCATACATTTGCTACGACAATAACATTGACCAATGGAGTTCCTATTGAAAGTGTTTCAAAGATGCTCGGACACCGTTCCCTTAGAACCACCCAGCAGTATGCGAAAATTGTTGACAAGAAGATAAGCGATGATATGGCTAATTTGAGAAAAGTTTTAGAGCAGAAAAGAAACTACAATTAA
- a CDS encoding putative porin, producing the protein MRILLSVIFLALSGFLLFPYAATAQVKLPGGMSMPGGGGGGAKGGKGGALLDDSTKTIYGPKTTLHFYENDIINNRDSVRYLVDTLLPDFNRWTPVDRSYGKLVDLGNTATATRNLFFQPRQDIGAQLGMRAYDPYAIQEDEIQYIDTHSQYTDLTYRSGGRKTTLGRFGYSQNVNPRFNFGMQGQRLTSNKQYGIYGINSAALLGQNWTFLLQGHYFSKDKKYLILTHYSHLNQKVREQGGVIPDTSATGDGIYTYDGLARISDDANSWERRHVFHVYQQYKLANGFQVFTQTDYKSTINRYTDKAAARGVTYGVYPASRYDTANIRQNIFYKLFDNKIGIKGTFSGFNYRAYIRQRLYGMNVTGQEPNTTGHVTIAYRTGLKFDNIVGLWLSYYLKDSTQHVTAEAEHLLGRDFKLKGELDTKWIKAGYQSIFTSPDLIAQNYISNNFDWQNNFKLTGTNTIYGSLPLKTKNIQLTPEVQYNLINNYVYYDTASIPRQLGSAFSLLKIGTTTNIHMNRWNLSGMAYYTINSNEDIIRIPKYFASGQLTFDFTYAKVLFIQLGISAMYRSSYFADAYMPITQQFHLQNSFEVQQYVVADIFANIRIKRIRLAFKMAHVNQGIGGPKGYYQTPGYLGMRRSFSFGINWPLFD; encoded by the coding sequence ATGAGAATTTTATTATCTGTTATTTTTCTTGCTTTATCCGGCTTTTTGCTTTTTCCATACGCAGCAACCGCGCAGGTTAAACTCCCCGGCGGTATGAGTATGCCAGGCGGTGGTGGCGGTGGTGCAAAAGGAGGAAAAGGCGGAGCACTTCTGGATGACAGTACGAAAACAATTTACGGACCGAAAACTACACTTCATTTTTACGAAAATGACATTATAAATAACCGGGATTCAGTACGTTATCTGGTTGATACGCTTTTGCCGGATTTTAACAGATGGACTCCCGTTGATCGTTCTTACGGAAAACTGGTAGATTTGGGAAATACCGCAACGGCAACAAGAAATCTGTTTTTTCAGCCGCGACAGGATATTGGTGCCCAGCTTGGTATGCGCGCCTATGATCCTTATGCCATTCAGGAAGACGAAATTCAATACATTGATACCCACTCTCAATACACAGATCTGACCTACCGCTCTGGGGGAAGAAAAACAACGCTCGGAAGATTTGGTTATTCTCAGAACGTTAATCCCCGTTTTAATTTCGGTATGCAGGGTCAACGCCTTACTTCTAATAAACAATACGGAATTTACGGGATCAACTCCGCTGCATTATTGGGGCAGAACTGGACTTTCCTGTTGCAGGGACATTATTTTTCAAAGGACAAAAAGTATCTTATCCTGACCCATTACAGTCATTTAAATCAAAAAGTACGTGAACAGGGCGGTGTCATTCCTGATACCAGCGCTACCGGCGATGGGATTTATACCTATGATGGTCTGGCCAGAATAAGTGATGATGCCAATTCGTGGGAAAGGCGACATGTTTTTCATGTTTATCAGCAATATAAACTGGCCAACGGTTTTCAGGTTTTCACGCAAACGGATTATAAAAGTACAATCAACCGCTATACTGACAAGGCTGCCGCACGTGGTGTGACCTATGGTGTTTATCCTGCTTCAAGGTATGATACTGCTAATATTCGTCAGAATATTTTTTACAAATTATTCGATAATAAAATTGGTATAAAGGGCACTTTCTCAGGCTTCAATTACCGGGCTTATATAAGGCAGCGTTTGTATGGAATGAATGTAACAGGCCAGGAACCGAACACAACGGGTCACGTGACCATTGCCTATCGAACAGGACTAAAATTTGACAATATTGTCGGTCTTTGGCTGAGTTACTATCTGAAAGATTCGACCCAACATGTTACTGCCGAAGCTGAACATTTACTTGGACGGGATTTTAAATTAAAGGGCGAACTGGATACCAAATGGATCAAAGCAGGTTATCAGAGCATATTTACATCTCCTGACCTTATCGCCCAAAACTACATCAGCAATAATTTTGACTGGCAGAATAATTTTAAACTGACCGGAACAAACACCATTTATGGGTCGCTTCCGCTGAAAACAAAAAACATTCAGCTGACACCGGAAGTGCAATACAATCTGATTAATAATTATGTCTATTATGATACTGCCTCAATTCCCCGTCAGCTTGGCAGTGCTTTTAGTTTGCTTAAAATAGGCACGACTACCAATATTCACATGAACCGCTGGAATCTTTCCGGGATGGCTTATTATACAATTAATTCTAACGAAGACATCATCCGGATTCCCAAATATTTTGCGAGCGGACAGCTGACTTTTGACTTTACTTATGCAAAGGTTTTATTTATCCAACTTGGCATTTCGGCCATGTACCGGTCTTCTTATTTTGCCGATGCGTACATGCCAATCACCCAGCAGTTTCATTTACAGAATTCCTTTGAGGTACAGCAATATGTTGTAGCTGATATTTTTGCCAATATTCGTATCAAACGCATACGCCTTGCTTTTAAAATGGCTCACGTTAATCAGGGAATCGGTGGACCGAAGGGTTATTACCAAACACCCGGTTATCTTGGCATGCGCCGGTCATTTTCGTTTGGGATAAACTGGCCGCTATTTGATTAA
- the lpxK gene encoding tetraacyldisaccharide 4'-kinase — protein MAEHNWIKIILTPFSLVYGWITLLRNFFYNVRIFSSQKPPQFTISIGNITVGGTGKTPMVEYLTKILGSKYQIAILSRGYGRKTKGLLFAGDNSTASYIGDEPLQYFSKFGKNIVVAVCENRVKGAFSIYEKFPERNLLLLDDAYQHRAIHRDINILLSDFNRPFYQDLPFPAGRLRETRSGAERADVIVVTKSPADLPNIEKQKIRQSIEKYSRPGVPVFFASIRYSQPVSYDHQRPVLLKNVIIAAGIANPLPFTIYLRSKYNVVKEIIFSDHHNYTPTDLEHLIKYIKNDTFVVTTEKDMVKLKPLAAGSGVLDRFAYLPMEINFGADTEPFDRWITNQTL, from the coding sequence ATGGCAGAACATAATTGGATAAAAATAATATTAACACCTTTTTCGCTGGTATATGGTTGGATAACCTTGCTACGGAATTTCTTCTATAACGTCCGGATTTTTTCATCTCAAAAGCCTCCTCAGTTCACGATTTCAATTGGCAACATCACCGTAGGCGGAACCGGAAAAACACCTATGGTTGAGTATCTTACCAAAATTCTTGGTTCAAAATACCAGATCGCCATTCTGAGCAGAGGTTATGGAAGAAAAACAAAAGGTTTGCTGTTTGCCGGCGACAATTCCACTGCCTCGTACATAGGAGACGAGCCTTTACAATATTTTTCAAAATTTGGGAAAAACATTGTTGTTGCCGTTTGTGAAAACCGTGTAAAAGGCGCTTTTTCCATTTATGAAAAGTTTCCGGAACGAAATCTTCTTCTGCTCGACGACGCCTATCAACACCGGGCCATTCATCGGGATATCAATATTTTATTAAGCGATTTCAACCGCCCGTTTTATCAAGATTTACCATTTCCGGCCGGAAGATTACGCGAAACAAGAAGTGGTGCAGAAAGAGCCGATGTTATAGTAGTCACCAAGAGTCCCGCTGATTTACCTAATATTGAAAAACAAAAAATCCGTCAGTCGATAGAAAAATACAGTCGGCCCGGAGTTCCTGTTTTTTTTGCCTCCATTCGTTATTCTCAGCCGGTTTCTTATGATCATCAGCGTCCTGTTCTGTTAAAAAATGTTATAATCGCAGCCGGTATTGCCAATCCACTGCCCTTTACTATATATCTTCGGAGCAAGTATAACGTTGTAAAGGAAATTATTTTTTCTGATCATCACAATTACACGCCAACGGATCTGGAACATCTTATTAAGTACATAAAAAACGATACTTTTGTAGTCACTACTGAAAAGGATATGGTGAAGCTGAAACCGCTTGCAGCCGGATCAGGAGTTTTGGATCGTTTTGCTTATTTGCCAATGGAGATAAATTTCGGAGCCGATACCGAACCATTTGATCGCTGGATTACTAACCAAACTTTGTAA
- a CDS encoding o-succinylbenzoate synthase, with product MPLRIVFQPYTLHFRMEAGTSRGVLKQKTSWLLKVTDIEQPGIEGYGECGPLPGLSFDDLPDFKEQLTEVCELFNQLDLDVFPFNLAIILQQVIPDHLPSIRCGIEMALLDFMNGGQRIQYKNAFSKGEKGIPMNGLIWMGSYDHMAEQIEQKLTQGYTTLKMKVGAINFEQECRVLESVRSRFSADQITLRVDANGAFQPDEVYSKLQRLSEFELHSIEQPIKAGQLDLLTEVCANSPVPVALDEELIGIFDYRKKFALLKQTQPPFIILKPTLLGGFQHCKDWIEIANRLSIGWWMTSALESNIGLNAIAQFTATFDNQLPQGLGTGQLYHNNIDSPLKSENGFLFYDKTQSWNINLDENAWC from the coding sequence ATGCCTTTAAGAATTGTGTTTCAACCCTATACACTTCATTTTCGAATGGAGGCCGGTACGTCACGTGGGGTGCTGAAACAAAAAACTTCCTGGCTTTTGAAAGTGACAGATATCGAACAGCCTGGCATTGAGGGATATGGCGAATGCGGTCCGCTTCCGGGATTAAGTTTTGATGACCTTCCTGATTTCAAAGAACAACTGACTGAGGTTTGCGAGCTTTTCAATCAGCTGGATCTGGACGTTTTTCCTTTCAATCTTGCCATTATTTTACAGCAGGTTATTCCCGATCATTTGCCTTCGATCAGGTGCGGAATTGAAATGGCTTTGCTTGATTTTATGAACGGCGGACAGCGGATTCAATATAAAAATGCTTTTTCAAAAGGTGAAAAAGGTATCCCGATGAATGGGTTGATCTGGATGGGATCGTATGATCACATGGCGGAACAGATTGAACAAAAACTGACACAGGGATATACCACGCTGAAAATGAAAGTGGGCGCTATTAATTTCGAACAGGAATGCCGGGTGCTTGAATCTGTTCGTTCCCGGTTTTCTGCGGATCAGATCACATTACGTGTTGATGCCAATGGCGCTTTTCAACCTGACGAAGTTTATTCAAAATTACAACGACTTTCAGAATTTGAACTGCATTCCATCGAGCAGCCGATTAAAGCAGGGCAATTGGATTTATTAACCGAAGTTTGTGCAAATTCTCCTGTTCCGGTGGCGCTGGATGAAGAATTGATCGGAATATTTGATTACCGAAAGAAATTTGCACTTTTAAAACAAACCCAACCACCTTTTATTATTTTGAAGCCGACGCTTCTTGGTGGTTTTCAGCATTGTAAAGACTGGATTGAAATCGCGAACAGACTTTCAATAGGCTGGTGGATGACTTCTGCATTGGAATCAAATATTGGTTTAAACGCAATCGCTCAATTTACAGCAACTTTTGATAATCAGCTTCCACAGGGACTTGGTACCGGCCAGCTATATCATAATAATATTGATTCTCCGTTGAAATCGGAAAATGGATTTTTGTTTTACGATAAAACGCAATCGTGGAATATAAATCTGGACGAAAATGCCTGGTGCTAA